From Motacilla alba alba isolate MOTALB_02 chromosome 20, Motacilla_alba_V1.0_pri, whole genome shotgun sequence, the proteins below share one genomic window:
- the LOC119710069 gene encoding bactericidal permeability-increasing protein-like isoform X6, which yields MAGAAAPAARGTAPPWRASRSQDQPRGAVWLCFLLLLPTCVSATTTNPGIKVWLTQRTLEFGRRFGLELLQSMLQKEHELNLTGSYNTPLLGTLTYAVPRIHIRELQMNESTLGFAEDVGLRLTVQRARIQLSADWAARLGAIQDSGSVELRMQDLAVAAVLGVSEDGSGHPTVWSAGCDTHGTDLRMEFHRGYSWLYNLLAPLLQRTLRQQLNKQLCLVLHRGIDRLDAALKHMKVSTQLDTIAAIDHSLLGPPAFTEEYGDLALKGEIFRVGTYQQRPSALPVALPLALPVALPTPLPTPPPMAHEPTLLLAVTELVASSAAFTYFTAGALRRNISSDVLPRRFPLQLRTKSMEVFSPQLQERYPDQPMELHLWARQQPLLSCHPDALHGTLFSSAEAFVVLPNATRVPAFLLNIDANVTGMPTITRNRLGGTVRLTGLHVTQVASNVGPVEVSGCAREAKGCLGFHITLWRFWGAVDPMHGKSGGGLSPACSMDPSACAEPGSGPACPTGEASGDPAEVWAVAFWGSPGKQVAPGWHPPAPPTRPQPAQTPALAAPGLRAHRHGPAVRAMRPAASREPAGPVPVPIPCHRAPWLAQPPVLGRD from the exons atggcaggagctgcgGCCCCCGCGGCGCGGGGCACTGCACCCCCCTGGCGCG cctccagGTCCCAGGACCAGCCTCGAGGTGCTGTGTGGCTCTGCTtcttgctcctgctgcccacctgtGTCTCTGCCACCACCACCAATCCTGGCATCAAGGTCTGGCTGACCCAGAGGACGCTGGAGTTTG GCCGGCGCtttgggctggagctgctccagtcGATGCTGCAGAAGGAGCATGAGCTGAACCTGACGGGTTCCTACAACACCCCGCTCCTGGGAACTCTCACCTACGCTGTGCCACG GATCCACATCCGTGAGCTGCAGATGAATGAATCCACGCTGGGCTTTGCCGAGGACGTGGGGCTGAGGCTGACGGTGCAGCGCGCCCGAATCCAGCTCAGCGCCGACTGGGCAGCCCGGCTGGGGGCCAT ccaggaCAGCGGCTCTGTGGAGCTCCGCATGCAGGACCTGGCCGTGGCAGCGGTGCTGGGGGTGAGCGAGGATGGCAGTGGCCACCCCACGGTTTGGAGCGCCGGCTGTGACACCCACGGCACCGACCTGCGCATGGAGTTTCACCGTGGATACAG CTGGCTCTACAACCTGCTGGCACCTCTGCTCCAGAGAACCCTGCGGCAGCAGCTGAACAAGCAG ctctgcctcgTGCTCCACAGGGGCATCGACAGGCTGGACGCTGCCCTGAAGCACATGAAAG tgtccacCCAGCTGGACACCATTGCTGCCATCGACCACTCCCTGCTGGGACCGCCGGCCTTCACAGAGGAGTATGGGGACCTTGCCCTCAAG ggagagaTCTTCAGGGTGGGCACGTACCAGCAGAGaccctcagcactgcctgtggCATTACCCTTGGCACTGCCCGTGGCTTTGCCCACGCCCCTGCCCACGCCCCCGCCCATGGCCCACGAGCCCAcgctgctgctggctgtcaccGAGCTCGTCGCCAGCTCGGCCGCCTTCACCTACTTCACAGCCGGGGCCCTGCGCAGGAACATCTCCAGCGACGTG CTCCCCCGGCGGTTCCCGCTCCAGCTGAGGACCAAGAGCATGGAGGTCTTCTCCCCTCAG ctgcaggagcgCTATCCAGACCAGCCCATGGAGCTGCACCTCTGGGCCcgccagcagcccctgctctcctgccatcCTGATGCCCTGCACGGGACCCTCTTCAGCTCTGCCGAGGCCTTCGTGGTGCTGCCCAACGCCACCCGTGTCCCTGCCTTTCTGCTGAACATC gatgccAACGTGACAGGGATGCCGACAATCACCAGGAACAGACTCGGGGGCACTGTGAGACTGACAGG GCTCCATGTAACCCAAGTGGCATCAAACGTGGGCCCAGTGGAGGTgagtggctgtgccagggaagccAAGGGGTGCCTTGGATTCCACATCACCTTGTGGAGATTCTGGGGTGCTGTGGACCCCATGCATGGCAAGTCTGGCggggggctgagccctgcctgcagcatggacccctctgcctgtgctgagccGGGCTCAGGGCCTGCCTGTCCCACAGGTGAAGCGTCTGGAGACCCTGCTGAAGTTTGGGCTGTGGCTTTTTGGGGTTCCCCGGGCAAACA AGTGGCTCCAGGCTGGcatccccctgcccctcccacGCGGCCTCAGCCTGCTCAGACCCCGGCTCTCGCTGCACCAG GGCTTCGTGCTCATCGCCACGGACCTGCGGTACGAGCCATGAGACCAGCTGCCTCGCGGGAACCCGCCGGtcctgtccccgtccccatcCCGTGCCATCGTGCCCcgtggctggcacagccccccgTCCTCGGCAGGGATTAA
- the LOC119710069 gene encoding bactericidal permeability-increasing protein-like isoform X4, whose translation MAGAAAPAARGTAPPWRASRSQDQPRGAVWLCFLLLLPTCVSATTTNPGIKVWLTQRTLEFGRRFGLELLQSMLQKEHELNLTGSYNTPLLGTLTYAVPRIHIRELQMNESTLGFAEDVGLRLTVQRARIQLSADWAARLGAIQDSGSVELRMQDLAVAAVLGVSEDGSGHPTVWSAGCDTHGTDLRMEFHRGYSWLYNLLAPLLQRTLRQQLNKQLCLVLHRGIDRLDAALKHMKVSTQLDTIAAIDHSLLGPPAFTEEYGDLALKGEIFRVGTYQQRPSALPVALPLALPVALPTPLPTPPPMAHEPTLLLAVTELVASSAAFTYFTAGALRRNISSDVLPRRFPLQLRTKSMEVFSPQLQERYPDQPMELHLWARQQPLLSCHPDALHGTLFSSAEAFVVLPNATRVPAFLLNIVSGCCCHGSGSQGTPKDLAGAGVPVLLAGASWLALGDTGAMLGGAGGYWGHAGWCWGILGPCWVMLGHTGAMLGDAGLQALPWSLQCLFLLQDANVTGMPTITRNRLGGTVRLTGLHVTQVASNVGPVEVKRLETLLKFGLWLFGVPRANKWLQAGIPLPLPRGLSLLRPRLSLHQVGASTLPLPRGPPCPSYPLSHPDSLQGFVLIATDLRYEP comes from the exons atggcaggagctgcgGCCCCCGCGGCGCGGGGCACTGCACCCCCCTGGCGCG cctccagGTCCCAGGACCAGCCTCGAGGTGCTGTGTGGCTCTGCTtcttgctcctgctgcccacctgtGTCTCTGCCACCACCACCAATCCTGGCATCAAGGTCTGGCTGACCCAGAGGACGCTGGAGTTTG GCCGGCGCtttgggctggagctgctccagtcGATGCTGCAGAAGGAGCATGAGCTGAACCTGACGGGTTCCTACAACACCCCGCTCCTGGGAACTCTCACCTACGCTGTGCCACG GATCCACATCCGTGAGCTGCAGATGAATGAATCCACGCTGGGCTTTGCCGAGGACGTGGGGCTGAGGCTGACGGTGCAGCGCGCCCGAATCCAGCTCAGCGCCGACTGGGCAGCCCGGCTGGGGGCCAT ccaggaCAGCGGCTCTGTGGAGCTCCGCATGCAGGACCTGGCCGTGGCAGCGGTGCTGGGGGTGAGCGAGGATGGCAGTGGCCACCCCACGGTTTGGAGCGCCGGCTGTGACACCCACGGCACCGACCTGCGCATGGAGTTTCACCGTGGATACAG CTGGCTCTACAACCTGCTGGCACCTCTGCTCCAGAGAACCCTGCGGCAGCAGCTGAACAAGCAG ctctgcctcgTGCTCCACAGGGGCATCGACAGGCTGGACGCTGCCCTGAAGCACATGAAAG tgtccacCCAGCTGGACACCATTGCTGCCATCGACCACTCCCTGCTGGGACCGCCGGCCTTCACAGAGGAGTATGGGGACCTTGCCCTCAAG ggagagaTCTTCAGGGTGGGCACGTACCAGCAGAGaccctcagcactgcctgtggCATTACCCTTGGCACTGCCCGTGGCTTTGCCCACGCCCCTGCCCACGCCCCCGCCCATGGCCCACGAGCCCAcgctgctgctggctgtcaccGAGCTCGTCGCCAGCTCGGCCGCCTTCACCTACTTCACAGCCGGGGCCCTGCGCAGGAACATCTCCAGCGACGTG CTCCCCCGGCGGTTCCCGCTCCAGCTGAGGACCAAGAGCATGGAGGTCTTCTCCCCTCAG ctgcaggagcgCTATCCAGACCAGCCCATGGAGCTGCACCTCTGGGCCcgccagcagcccctgctctcctgccatcCTGATGCCCTGCACGGGACCCTCTTCAGCTCTGCCGAGGCCTTCGTGGTGCTGCCCAACGCCACCCGTGTCCCTGCCTTTCTGCTGAACATCgtgagtggctgctgctgccacggcTCAGGGAGCCAGGGGACCCCAAAGGacctggctggggctggtgtgcctgtgctcctggctggggccagctggctggcactgggggatACTGGGGCCATGCTGGGTGGTGCTGGGGGATACTGGGGCCATGCTGGGTGGTGCTGGGGGATACTGGGGCCATGCTGGGTGATGCTGGGGCATACTGGGGCCATGCTGGGTGATGCTGGGTTGCAGGCACTGCCGTGGTCTCTCCAATGtctcttcctgctgcaggatgccAACGTGACAGGGATGCCGACAATCACCAGGAACAGACTCGGGGGCACTGTGAGACTGACAGG GCTCCATGTAACCCAAGTGGCATCAAACGTGGGCCCAGTGGAG GTGAAGCGTCTGGAGACCCTGCTGAAGTTTGGGCTGTGGCTTTTTGGGGTTCCCCGGGCAAACA AGTGGCTCCAGGCTGGcatccccctgcccctcccacGCGGCCTCAGCCTGCTCAGACCCCGGCTCTCGCTGCACCAGGTGGGTGCCAGCACTCTCCCCTTGCCCCGGGGTCCCCCATGTCCCTCCTATCCCCTCTCTCACCCTGACTCCCTGCAGGGCTTCGTGCTCATCGCCACGGACCTGCGGTACGAGCCATGA
- the LOC119710069 gene encoding bactericidal permeability-increasing protein-like isoform X1: MAGAAAPAARGTAPPWRASRSQDQPRGAVWLCFLLLLPTCVSATTTNPGIKVWLTQRTLEFGRRFGLELLQSMLQKEHELNLTGSYNTPLLGTLTYAVPRIHIRELQMNESTLGFAEDVGLRLTVQRARIQLSADWAARLGAIQDSGSVELRMQDLAVAAVLGVSEDGSGHPTVWSAGCDTHGTDLRMEFHRGYSWLYNLLAPLLQRTLRQQLNKQLCLVLHRGIDRLDAALKHMKVSTQLDTIAAIDHSLLGPPAFTEEYGDLALKGEIFRVGTYQQRPSALPVALPLALPVALPTPLPTPPPMAHEPTLLLAVTELVASSAAFTYFTAGALRRNISSDVLPRRFPLQLRTKSMEVFSPQLQERYPDQPMELHLWARQQPLLSCHPDALHGTLFSSAEAFVVLPNATRVPAFLLNIVSGCCCHGSGSQGTPKDLAGAGVPVLLAGASWLALGDTGAMLGGAGGYWGHAGWCWGILGPCWVMLGHTGAMLGDAGLQALPWSLQCLFLLQDANVTGMPTITRNRLGGTVRLTGLHVTQVASNVGPVEVSGCAREAKGCLGFHITLWRFWGAVDPMHGKSGGGLSPACSMDPSACAEPGSGPACPTGEASGDPAEVWAVAFWGSPGKQVAPGWHPPAPPTRPQPAQTPALAAPGLRAHRHGPAVRAMRPAASREPAGPVPVPIPCHRAPWLAQPPVLGRD, translated from the exons atggcaggagctgcgGCCCCCGCGGCGCGGGGCACTGCACCCCCCTGGCGCG cctccagGTCCCAGGACCAGCCTCGAGGTGCTGTGTGGCTCTGCTtcttgctcctgctgcccacctgtGTCTCTGCCACCACCACCAATCCTGGCATCAAGGTCTGGCTGACCCAGAGGACGCTGGAGTTTG GCCGGCGCtttgggctggagctgctccagtcGATGCTGCAGAAGGAGCATGAGCTGAACCTGACGGGTTCCTACAACACCCCGCTCCTGGGAACTCTCACCTACGCTGTGCCACG GATCCACATCCGTGAGCTGCAGATGAATGAATCCACGCTGGGCTTTGCCGAGGACGTGGGGCTGAGGCTGACGGTGCAGCGCGCCCGAATCCAGCTCAGCGCCGACTGGGCAGCCCGGCTGGGGGCCAT ccaggaCAGCGGCTCTGTGGAGCTCCGCATGCAGGACCTGGCCGTGGCAGCGGTGCTGGGGGTGAGCGAGGATGGCAGTGGCCACCCCACGGTTTGGAGCGCCGGCTGTGACACCCACGGCACCGACCTGCGCATGGAGTTTCACCGTGGATACAG CTGGCTCTACAACCTGCTGGCACCTCTGCTCCAGAGAACCCTGCGGCAGCAGCTGAACAAGCAG ctctgcctcgTGCTCCACAGGGGCATCGACAGGCTGGACGCTGCCCTGAAGCACATGAAAG tgtccacCCAGCTGGACACCATTGCTGCCATCGACCACTCCCTGCTGGGACCGCCGGCCTTCACAGAGGAGTATGGGGACCTTGCCCTCAAG ggagagaTCTTCAGGGTGGGCACGTACCAGCAGAGaccctcagcactgcctgtggCATTACCCTTGGCACTGCCCGTGGCTTTGCCCACGCCCCTGCCCACGCCCCCGCCCATGGCCCACGAGCCCAcgctgctgctggctgtcaccGAGCTCGTCGCCAGCTCGGCCGCCTTCACCTACTTCACAGCCGGGGCCCTGCGCAGGAACATCTCCAGCGACGTG CTCCCCCGGCGGTTCCCGCTCCAGCTGAGGACCAAGAGCATGGAGGTCTTCTCCCCTCAG ctgcaggagcgCTATCCAGACCAGCCCATGGAGCTGCACCTCTGGGCCcgccagcagcccctgctctcctgccatcCTGATGCCCTGCACGGGACCCTCTTCAGCTCTGCCGAGGCCTTCGTGGTGCTGCCCAACGCCACCCGTGTCCCTGCCTTTCTGCTGAACATCgtgagtggctgctgctgccacggcTCAGGGAGCCAGGGGACCCCAAAGGacctggctggggctggtgtgcctgtgctcctggctggggccagctggctggcactgggggatACTGGGGCCATGCTGGGTGGTGCTGGGGGATACTGGGGCCATGCTGGGTGGTGCTGGGGGATACTGGGGCCATGCTGGGTGATGCTGGGGCATACTGGGGCCATGCTGGGTGATGCTGGGTTGCAGGCACTGCCGTGGTCTCTCCAATGtctcttcctgctgcaggatgccAACGTGACAGGGATGCCGACAATCACCAGGAACAGACTCGGGGGCACTGTGAGACTGACAGG GCTCCATGTAACCCAAGTGGCATCAAACGTGGGCCCAGTGGAGGTgagtggctgtgccagggaagccAAGGGGTGCCTTGGATTCCACATCACCTTGTGGAGATTCTGGGGTGCTGTGGACCCCATGCATGGCAAGTCTGGCggggggctgagccctgcctgcagcatggacccctctgcctgtgctgagccGGGCTCAGGGCCTGCCTGTCCCACAGGTGAAGCGTCTGGAGACCCTGCTGAAGTTTGGGCTGTGGCTTTTTGGGGTTCCCCGGGCAAACA AGTGGCTCCAGGCTGGcatccccctgcccctcccacGCGGCCTCAGCCTGCTCAGACCCCGGCTCTCGCTGCACCAG GGCTTCGTGCTCATCGCCACGGACCTGCGGTACGAGCCATGAGACCAGCTGCCTCGCGGGAACCCGCCGGtcctgtccccgtccccatcCCGTGCCATCGTGCCCcgtggctggcacagccccccgTCCTCGGCAGGGATTAA
- the LOC119710069 gene encoding bactericidal permeability-increasing protein-like isoform X7: MAGAAAPAARGTAPPWRASRSQDQPRGAVWLCFLLLLPTCVSATTTNPGIKVWLTQRTLEFGRRFGLELLQSMLQKEHELNLTGSYNTPLLGTLTYAVPRIHIRELQMNESTLGFAEDVGLRLTVQRARIQLSADWAARLGAIQDSGSVELRMQDLAVAAVLGVSEDGSGHPTVWSAGCDTHGTDLRMEFHRGYSWLYNLLAPLLQRTLRQQLNKQLCLVLHRGIDRLDAALKHMKVSTQLDTIAAIDHSLLGPPAFTEEYGDLALKGEIFRVGTYQQRPSALPVALPLALPVALPTPLPTPPPMAHEPTLLLAVTELVASSAAFTYFTAGALRRNISSDVLPRRFPLQLRTKSMEVFSPQLQERYPDQPMELHLWARQQPLLSCHPDALHGTLFSSAEAFVVLPNATRVPAFLLNIDANVTGMPTITRNRLGGTVRLTGLHVTQVASNVGPVEVKRLETLLKFGLWLFGVPRANSKCCPRPVPILPQLHQGRPLLWLCLPTEWLQAGIPLPLPRGLSLLRPRLSLHQVGASTLPLPRGPPCPSYPLSHPDSLQGFVLIATDLRYEP; the protein is encoded by the exons atggcaggagctgcgGCCCCCGCGGCGCGGGGCACTGCACCCCCCTGGCGCG cctccagGTCCCAGGACCAGCCTCGAGGTGCTGTGTGGCTCTGCTtcttgctcctgctgcccacctgtGTCTCTGCCACCACCACCAATCCTGGCATCAAGGTCTGGCTGACCCAGAGGACGCTGGAGTTTG GCCGGCGCtttgggctggagctgctccagtcGATGCTGCAGAAGGAGCATGAGCTGAACCTGACGGGTTCCTACAACACCCCGCTCCTGGGAACTCTCACCTACGCTGTGCCACG GATCCACATCCGTGAGCTGCAGATGAATGAATCCACGCTGGGCTTTGCCGAGGACGTGGGGCTGAGGCTGACGGTGCAGCGCGCCCGAATCCAGCTCAGCGCCGACTGGGCAGCCCGGCTGGGGGCCAT ccaggaCAGCGGCTCTGTGGAGCTCCGCATGCAGGACCTGGCCGTGGCAGCGGTGCTGGGGGTGAGCGAGGATGGCAGTGGCCACCCCACGGTTTGGAGCGCCGGCTGTGACACCCACGGCACCGACCTGCGCATGGAGTTTCACCGTGGATACAG CTGGCTCTACAACCTGCTGGCACCTCTGCTCCAGAGAACCCTGCGGCAGCAGCTGAACAAGCAG ctctgcctcgTGCTCCACAGGGGCATCGACAGGCTGGACGCTGCCCTGAAGCACATGAAAG tgtccacCCAGCTGGACACCATTGCTGCCATCGACCACTCCCTGCTGGGACCGCCGGCCTTCACAGAGGAGTATGGGGACCTTGCCCTCAAG ggagagaTCTTCAGGGTGGGCACGTACCAGCAGAGaccctcagcactgcctgtggCATTACCCTTGGCACTGCCCGTGGCTTTGCCCACGCCCCTGCCCACGCCCCCGCCCATGGCCCACGAGCCCAcgctgctgctggctgtcaccGAGCTCGTCGCCAGCTCGGCCGCCTTCACCTACTTCACAGCCGGGGCCCTGCGCAGGAACATCTCCAGCGACGTG CTCCCCCGGCGGTTCCCGCTCCAGCTGAGGACCAAGAGCATGGAGGTCTTCTCCCCTCAG ctgcaggagcgCTATCCAGACCAGCCCATGGAGCTGCACCTCTGGGCCcgccagcagcccctgctctcctgccatcCTGATGCCCTGCACGGGACCCTCTTCAGCTCTGCCGAGGCCTTCGTGGTGCTGCCCAACGCCACCCGTGTCCCTGCCTTTCTGCTGAACATC gatgccAACGTGACAGGGATGCCGACAATCACCAGGAACAGACTCGGGGGCACTGTGAGACTGACAGG GCTCCATGTAACCCAAGTGGCATCAAACGTGGGCCCAGTGGAG GTGAAGCGTCTGGAGACCCTGCTGAAGTTTGGGCTGTGGCTTTTTGGGGTTCCCCGGGCAAACAGTAAGTGCTGTCCCCGTCCCGTCCCCATCCTCCCACAGCTGCACCAGGGCCGTCCCCTGCTATGGCTTTGTCTCCCCACAGAGTGGCTCCAGGCTGGcatccccctgcccctcccacGCGGCCTCAGCCTGCTCAGACCCCGGCTCTCGCTGCACCAGGTGGGTGCCAGCACTCTCCCCTTGCCCCGGGGTCCCCCATGTCCCTCCTATCCCCTCTCTCACCCTGACTCCCTGCAGGGCTTCGTGCTCATCGCCACGGACCTGCGGTACGAGCCATGA
- the LOC119710069 gene encoding bactericidal permeability-increasing protein-like isoform X5: MAGAAAPAARGTAPPWRASRSQDQPRGAVWLCFLLLLPTCVSATTTNPGIKVWLTQRTLEFGRRFGLELLQSMLQKEHELNLTGSYNTPLLGTLTYAVPRIHIRELQMNESTLGFAEDVGLRLTVQRARIQLSADWAARLGAIQDSGSVELRMQDLAVAAVLGVSEDGSGHPTVWSAGCDTHGTDLRMEFHRGYSWLYNLLAPLLQRTLRQQLNKQLCLVLHRGIDRLDAALKHMKVSTQLDTIAAIDHSLLGPPAFTEEYGDLALKGEIFRVGTYQQRPSALPVALPLALPVALPTPLPTPPPMAHEPTLLLAVTELVASSAAFTYFTAGALRRNISSDVLPRRFPLQLRTKSMEVFSPQLQERYPDQPMELHLWARQQPLLSCHPDALHGTLFSSAEAFVVLPNATRVPAFLLNIVSGCCCHGSGSQGTPKDLAGAGVPVLLAGASWLALGDTGAMLGGAGGYWGHAGWCWGILGPCWVMLGHTGAMLGDAGLQALPWSLQCLFLLQDANVTGMPTITRNRLGGTVRLTGLHVTQVASNVGPVEVKRLETLLKFGLWLFGVPRANKWLQAGIPLPLPRGLSLLRPRLSLHQGFVLIATDLRYEP, encoded by the exons atggcaggagctgcgGCCCCCGCGGCGCGGGGCACTGCACCCCCCTGGCGCG cctccagGTCCCAGGACCAGCCTCGAGGTGCTGTGTGGCTCTGCTtcttgctcctgctgcccacctgtGTCTCTGCCACCACCACCAATCCTGGCATCAAGGTCTGGCTGACCCAGAGGACGCTGGAGTTTG GCCGGCGCtttgggctggagctgctccagtcGATGCTGCAGAAGGAGCATGAGCTGAACCTGACGGGTTCCTACAACACCCCGCTCCTGGGAACTCTCACCTACGCTGTGCCACG GATCCACATCCGTGAGCTGCAGATGAATGAATCCACGCTGGGCTTTGCCGAGGACGTGGGGCTGAGGCTGACGGTGCAGCGCGCCCGAATCCAGCTCAGCGCCGACTGGGCAGCCCGGCTGGGGGCCAT ccaggaCAGCGGCTCTGTGGAGCTCCGCATGCAGGACCTGGCCGTGGCAGCGGTGCTGGGGGTGAGCGAGGATGGCAGTGGCCACCCCACGGTTTGGAGCGCCGGCTGTGACACCCACGGCACCGACCTGCGCATGGAGTTTCACCGTGGATACAG CTGGCTCTACAACCTGCTGGCACCTCTGCTCCAGAGAACCCTGCGGCAGCAGCTGAACAAGCAG ctctgcctcgTGCTCCACAGGGGCATCGACAGGCTGGACGCTGCCCTGAAGCACATGAAAG tgtccacCCAGCTGGACACCATTGCTGCCATCGACCACTCCCTGCTGGGACCGCCGGCCTTCACAGAGGAGTATGGGGACCTTGCCCTCAAG ggagagaTCTTCAGGGTGGGCACGTACCAGCAGAGaccctcagcactgcctgtggCATTACCCTTGGCACTGCCCGTGGCTTTGCCCACGCCCCTGCCCACGCCCCCGCCCATGGCCCACGAGCCCAcgctgctgctggctgtcaccGAGCTCGTCGCCAGCTCGGCCGCCTTCACCTACTTCACAGCCGGGGCCCTGCGCAGGAACATCTCCAGCGACGTG CTCCCCCGGCGGTTCCCGCTCCAGCTGAGGACCAAGAGCATGGAGGTCTTCTCCCCTCAG ctgcaggagcgCTATCCAGACCAGCCCATGGAGCTGCACCTCTGGGCCcgccagcagcccctgctctcctgccatcCTGATGCCCTGCACGGGACCCTCTTCAGCTCTGCCGAGGCCTTCGTGGTGCTGCCCAACGCCACCCGTGTCCCTGCCTTTCTGCTGAACATCgtgagtggctgctgctgccacggcTCAGGGAGCCAGGGGACCCCAAAGGacctggctggggctggtgtgcctgtgctcctggctggggccagctggctggcactgggggatACTGGGGCCATGCTGGGTGGTGCTGGGGGATACTGGGGCCATGCTGGGTGGTGCTGGGGGATACTGGGGCCATGCTGGGTGATGCTGGGGCATACTGGGGCCATGCTGGGTGATGCTGGGTTGCAGGCACTGCCGTGGTCTCTCCAATGtctcttcctgctgcaggatgccAACGTGACAGGGATGCCGACAATCACCAGGAACAGACTCGGGGGCACTGTGAGACTGACAGG GCTCCATGTAACCCAAGTGGCATCAAACGTGGGCCCAGTGGAG GTGAAGCGTCTGGAGACCCTGCTGAAGTTTGGGCTGTGGCTTTTTGGGGTTCCCCGGGCAAACA AGTGGCTCCAGGCTGGcatccccctgcccctcccacGCGGCCTCAGCCTGCTCAGACCCCGGCTCTCGCTGCACCAG GGCTTCGTGCTCATCGCCACGGACCTGCGGTACGAGCCATGA